The Saprospiraceae bacterium genome includes a window with the following:
- a CDS encoding LptF/LptG family permease gives MKKIDKLVTTGFVGPAILSFFVAEFVLIMQFLWKYIDEILGKGFTIAEMLELIFYYGVTLIPLAVPITILISSVMVFGDMSEKYELSSMKSAGISLFRVMLPGLFIAVFVGLFSIFASNYLKPASNLQFQKRFISLRKQKSALSIEQGIFNDAFDNYIIRVKNIGKNGRDIEDVLIYDHSPNDKSLINFLSAKSGEMYTAEEGKYFIMKLDTGIQYREMEKKSSIEGGRSELPFMRTYFDEWVKTFDMSQFDLDDGILNFNSKKEDMMNGVQILREVDTFRTNINIQKEKVMERLDLLFPSVEVYNISSKTKESIVEKKEEDSTQNLLKESHSKGELSIVHSQNTKLSPQNQQDSTTTSSSSFSKKPKSKMPVKVLKSAKVSALATAINNSSVPITPEIQNKKLVNQKYTVIDSAKSFISTIDSVDFNLIVTQALSELSRDRDELATMKNFNLDNSAKEQKYLLRFHQHYSWAFVCIVFLFIGAPMGSIIRKGGYGYPFLVAILFYMLFIITTIMGEKLIKTDSITGIMAAWMPCLVLLPFSIVLSVLALKDIRINFGFLIDWYYRLRRVKNNVAMDSTPMEAE, from the coding sequence TTGAAAAAAATTGATAAGTTAGTTACTACCGGTTTCGTCGGTCCTGCGATTCTATCCTTTTTTGTGGCAGAGTTTGTCCTTATTATGCAGTTTTTGTGGAAGTACATAGATGAAATTCTGGGTAAAGGGTTTACAATTGCCGAAATGCTGGAGCTCATTTTCTACTATGGTGTGACACTCATACCACTTGCAGTTCCGATTACAATACTCATTTCTTCTGTGATGGTATTTGGCGATATGTCTGAAAAATATGAATTGTCCAGTATGAAATCTGCCGGTATTTCATTATTCAGAGTGATGTTGCCGGGATTGTTTATCGCTGTTTTTGTAGGTTTATTTTCCATATTTGCTTCCAATTATCTAAAACCGGCATCCAATCTTCAGTTTCAGAAAAGATTTATTTCCCTTAGAAAACAAAAATCAGCTTTATCCATAGAGCAGGGAATCTTCAATGATGCCTTTGATAATTATATCATCCGGGTCAAGAATATTGGCAAAAACGGGAGAGATATTGAAGACGTTCTCATTTACGATCACAGTCCCAATGATAAAAGTTTGATAAATTTTTTATCTGCCAAAAGCGGTGAGATGTACACTGCTGAAGAAGGGAAGTATTTTATTATGAAGCTGGATACGGGAATCCAGTATCGGGAAATGGAAAAGAAATCATCTATAGAGGGTGGTCGGTCTGAACTTCCTTTTATGCGGACTTATTTTGATGAGTGGGTGAAGACCTTTGATATGAGTCAGTTTGATCTCGATGATGGAATTCTGAATTTTAATTCCAAAAAAGAAGATATGATGAATGGTGTGCAGATACTTCGGGAGGTTGATACATTTCGCACCAACATCAATATTCAGAAAGAAAAGGTAATGGAAAGGTTGGATTTATTGTTTCCTTCGGTAGAAGTATATAATATATCATCTAAAACCAAAGAGTCAATAGTCGAAAAAAAGGAAGAAGACAGTACTCAGAATTTGCTTAAAGAAAGTCATTCCAAAGGCGAGTTATCAATTGTACACTCTCAAAATACAAAGCTCTCACCTCAAAATCAGCAAGATTCTACGACTACATCATCTAGCTCTTTTAGCAAAAAACCAAAAAGTAAAATGCCGGTAAAAGTGCTGAAATCAGCCAAGGTGTCTGCTTTAGCTACTGCAATTAATAATTCATCTGTACCTATTACCCCTGAGATTCAAAACAAAAAGCTGGTTAACCAAAAATATACTGTAATAGATTCAGCTAAATCATTTATCTCCACGATTGACTCGGTGGATTTTAATCTCATTGTGACGCAGGCCTTGTCAGAATTGTCACGAGACAGAGATGAATTGGCCACGATGAAAAATTTTAATCTGGACAACTCAGCAAAAGAACAAAAATATTTATTGAGGTTTCACCAACATTATAGTTGGGCATTTGTGTGTATCGTATTTTTGTTTATTGGAGCTCCCATGGGAAGTATCATTCGAAAAGGCGGATATGGATATCCGTTTCTGGTAGCGATTTTATTTTATATGTTATTCATAATCACTACAATTATGGGTGAAAAACTGATAAAAACGGATAGCATTACCGGTATTATGGCGGCATGGATGCCTTGTCTGGTCTTATTACCATTCAGTATTGTCCTTTCTGTGCTCGCTTTGAAAGACATACGGATTAATTTTGGATTTCTGATAGATTGGTATTACCGCCTTAGAAGAGTGAAAAACAATGTTGCAATGGATTCCACTCCGATGGAGGCAGAGTAA
- a CDS encoding class I SAM-dependent methyltransferase, with amino-acid sequence MSFKGKIAGVLRFAGLMRFVNSLKFLFQYIKNFSDNSAFKNEFPKVKLPPAYMLFESFNMSYREYYLGGKEVAQWILSIVKPHIKSSEVIVLDWGCGPARIARHLPDIGFQNSVIHGTDYNKATIEWCQKNIQNVTFNVNSVNPPLGYKNETFDLIIGISIFTHLSEPNHLSWIKELARVLKPEGIAFLTTHGEVFRSILNDAEIRQYDSGKLVVRGAVKEGHRIFTAFQPPLYLIPLWSQYFEILEHHEGKKATWGLEQDYWVLKKLG; translated from the coding sequence ATGAGTTTTAAAGGAAAAATAGCGGGTGTTTTAAGATTTGCGGGATTGATGAGATTTGTCAATTCGTTAAAATTTTTATTCCAGTATATCAAAAATTTTAGTGATAATTCTGCTTTCAAAAATGAGTTTCCGAAAGTTAAATTACCACCTGCGTATATGCTTTTTGAGTCTTTTAACATGAGTTACAGAGAGTATTATTTGGGCGGGAAAGAAGTTGCTCAGTGGATTCTATCTATTGTAAAACCGCATATAAAGTCATCCGAGGTAATTGTTTTGGATTGGGGATGTGGCCCGGCACGTATTGCACGACACCTTCCGGATATTGGTTTTCAGAATTCTGTCATTCATGGCACTGATTATAATAAAGCAACCATTGAATGGTGTCAAAAGAATATACAAAATGTTACTTTTAACGTTAATAGTGTTAATCCGCCTTTGGGTTATAAAAATGAAACGTTCGATTTGATAATAGGCATTTCGATTTTTACGCATTTGTCTGAACCAAATCATTTGAGCTGGATAAAAGAATTGGCTCGTGTCCTGAAGCCCGAAGGAATAGCTTTTTTGACCACACATGGTGAAGTTTTTAGAAGTATTCTGAATGACGCAGAAATCAGACAATATGATTCGGGAAAACTTGTGGTAAGAGGAGCCGTCAAAGAAGGTCACAGAATTTTCACGGCCTTTCAGCCACCATTGTATTTAATACCATTGTGGAGTCAGTATTTTGAAATTCTGGAACATCATGAAGGCAAAAAAGCAACTTGGGGATTGGAACAGGATTATTGGGTTTTAAAAAAGCTGGGATGA